A section of the Bacteroidota bacterium genome encodes:
- a CDS encoding gliding motility-associated C-terminal domain-containing protein, with translation MRIISLSGFIFLLFISCIVHSQNWQTKPFEQKVFIENKGQFDGMNNLKNSHIKYAVVNEGVAIYFTNTGLTYRHDEYEKQNEGEEEAAKLISHFVQMEWEGANPDAEIISEDAASCYFTYPTIKASAVKKIIYKNIYPNIDVEYFFPEGKTGIKYSLILHSGANASLIKMKYSDVKGLATDIDGNVRIETSFGNFIDHAPEAFYENNHQTVSAAFSISNNVVSFSFPNGEGRDGASIIIDPWTTNPSFPGYNSAYDIDYDYAGNVYVYGGQGSPSNPLQEIKFNSAGAIQWVYSATPMWLYGDFAVDANSGSSYIGEGYNFNLNNNVPAQMIKVNSVGSQIILYPGNPNMKEIWRIAYNSCTKQGVIGGSGWNTSYEAAILDTTLTSMNPVNVLSPAGLDDVDNLALDNSGNCFMGFSKSGSMANNTLVKTSASALFPVTYNVPSNFQMNEISGINYVNGTTGTNGMNGIAVNGNYLYTYNSSKIKRYNKNTGAPIDSAVITPPVYCCFPSYDRLVISWGGIAVDECDNIFIGSHDTIFQIDTNYNKITFIPANGDVYDLKLGPGNLLYACGKNFVSSFPSGVSCNSLNVSVSASGSCAASSATVTVTGGSAPYTYSWSPGGQTTAIATGLSSGTYTVTVSDASSVCISGGNVQTATVTITSGALTVSVTSTPAACLSSNGTATVTPTGGTSPYTYSWSPSGGTNAIATGLSAGAYTVTVTDASGCSGTSTVTINSSGGPIISLSNQTNILCNGGNNGSASVTASGGTSPYIFSWSPSGGTTSAATGLSAGNYTATVTDANGCTNTQTVIITQPTALTSNITSTTTACAGNNGSATVFAGGGISPYTYAWSPSGGNSSTATGLGAGNYTAAITDANGCTNTATVTVTSTGGPTANVSVNVTITSGSSTTLTATGGGTYTWSNGANSSAITVNPAVTTIYCVTVTDANNCSDTACVTVTVMVEPLNCGYADDQLFVPDAFSPNGDTKNDRMEVYYPNSGCIKEFMLIIYNRWGEKVFEADNITVLWDGTYKGKQMNTAVFVYYMKVTFITGNETVRKGNVSLIR, from the coding sequence ATGAGAATTATTTCTCTTTCCGGATTTATTTTTCTTCTTTTCATTTCATGTATTGTACATTCTCAAAACTGGCAGACAAAACCTTTTGAGCAAAAAGTATTTATTGAAAACAAAGGTCAGTTTGATGGAATGAACAATCTGAAGAACAGCCACATTAAATATGCTGTTGTGAATGAAGGAGTAGCGATATATTTTACGAATACAGGATTGACTTACCGCCATGATGAATATGAAAAACAGAATGAAGGAGAAGAAGAAGCTGCGAAATTGATTTCTCACTTCGTTCAGATGGAGTGGGAGGGAGCCAATCCGGATGCGGAAATTATTTCTGAAGATGCCGCGTCCTGTTATTTCACTTATCCAACTATCAAAGCATCTGCCGTAAAGAAAATTATTTATAAAAATATTTATCCGAATATTGATGTAGAATATTTTTTCCCTGAAGGTAAAACTGGAATAAAATATTCCCTCATACTACATTCCGGAGCAAATGCCTCTCTTATTAAGATGAAGTATTCCGATGTAAAAGGATTGGCAACGGATATAGATGGAAATGTCAGGATTGAAACTTCTTTCGGAAATTTTATTGACCACGCACCAGAAGCTTTTTATGAAAACAATCATCAAACTGTCTCTGCTGCGTTTTCTATTAGTAATAATGTTGTTTCCTTCTCCTTCCCGAATGGGGAAGGTCGTGATGGGGCTTCAATTATCATTGACCCATGGACTACCAACCCCAGTTTTCCCGGATATAATTCCGCTTATGATATTGATTATGATTATGCAGGTAACGTGTATGTGTATGGTGGGCAGGGTTCCCCTTCCAATCCTTTACAGGAAATAAAATTCAACAGCGCGGGTGCTATTCAATGGGTTTACAGCGCAACACCTATGTGGCTCTATGGTGATTTTGCAGTGGATGCAAACAGCGGAAGCAGTTACATTGGAGAAGGATATAATTTTAATCTTAATAACAATGTGCCTGCCCAGATGATAAAAGTAAATTCAGTGGGTTCGCAAATTATTTTATATCCGGGCAATCCAAATATGAAAGAGATTTGGCGGATTGCTTATAACAGTTGCACAAAGCAGGGAGTAATTGGCGGTTCAGGATGGAATACTTCTTATGAAGCCGCGATTTTAGATACAACTCTTACCAGCATGAACCCGGTAAATGTTCTGTCTCCTGCGGGATTGGATGATGTAGATAATCTTGCACTCGATAATTCCGGAAATTGTTTCATGGGTTTTTCGAAGAGCGGTTCCATGGCAAATAACACGTTGGTTAAAACTTCGGCAAGCGCATTATTTCCTGTTACTTACAATGTGCCGAGTAATTTTCAGATGAATGAAATCAGCGGAATAAATTATGTGAACGGAACTACAGGAACAAATGGAATGAACGGCATTGCTGTTAACGGAAATTATTTATACACCTATAACAGTTCCAAAATAAAAAGGTATAACAAAAATACAGGAGCGCCTATTGACAGCGCGGTGATAACACCACCTGTTTATTGCTGCTTTCCTTCGTATGACCGCCTTGTAATTTCATGGGGAGGAATTGCAGTGGATGAATGCGATAATATTTTCATCGGCTCTCACGATACTATTTTTCAGATCGACACTAACTATAATAAAATTACTTTCATTCCTGCAAACGGAGATGTGTACGATTTAAAATTAGGTCCCGGAAATTTGCTTTATGCCTGCGGAAAAAATTTCGTTTCATCTTTTCCAAGCGGTGTAAGCTGCAACTCATTGAACGTATCTGTTTCCGCCAGCGGATCCTGTGCTGCAAGTTCTGCCACTGTTACAGTAACTGGAGGAAGCGCACCTTATACTTATTCGTGGAGTCCGGGCGGACAAACTACGGCAATAGCCACAGGTTTATCTTCGGGTACTTACACGGTTACTGTCAGTGATGCTTCTTCTGTCTGCATTTCTGGTGGAAATGTTCAAACCGCAACCGTCACTATAACATCCGGTGCGCTTACTGTGAGCGTAACATCAACTCCTGCTGCTTGTCTTAGCAGCAATGGAACAGCTACTGTTACTCCAACAGGAGGAACATCGCCTTATACGTATTCATGGTCGCCATCCGGTGGAACAAATGCAATTGCAACAGGACTTAGTGCAGGTGCATACACTGTGACTGTAACTGATGCAAGCGGATGTTCGGGAACATCAACAGTAACAATTAATTCATCTGGCGGACCAATTATTTCACTTTCTAATCAGACAAACATTTTATGTAATGGCGGAAATAACGGAAGTGCATCTGTCACTGCCAGCGGAGGAACATCACCTTATATTTTTTCATGGTCACCATCCGGAGGAACAACTTCTGCTGCAACAGGATTAAGCGCGGGAAATTATACTGCCACTGTTACTGATGCAAATGGATGTACAAACACTCAAACAGTTATTATTACACAGCCCACGGCTTTAACTTCCAATATAACATCAACAACCACTGCGTGTGCGGGCAATAATGGAAGTGCAACAGTATTTGCGGGTGGAGGAATATCGCCTTATACGTATGCATGGTCTCCGTCTGGAGGAAACAGTTCAACTGCAACAGGGCTTGGCGCAGGAAATTATACTGCTGCAATCACCGATGCAAACGGATGTACAAATACAGCAACTGTAACCGTAACTTCCACAGGAGGTCCCACTGCTAATGTAAGTGTAAACGTAACTATCACATCAGGAAGTTCAACAACGCTTACAGCAACCGGAGGCGGAACTTACACTTGGAGCAACGGAGCAAACAGTTCAGCAATTACTGTTAATCCTGCTGTAACAACTATATATTGCGTTACGGTTACCGATGCAAACAATTGTTCAGATACGGCTTGCGTTACGGTTACAGTGATGGTTGAACCGCTTAACTGCGGCTATGCCGATGACCAGTTGTTTGTACCCGATGCATTTTCTCCCAATGGCGATACCAAGAATGATAGGATGGAAGTTTATTATCCGAATTCAGGATGCATAAAAGAATTCATGCTCATCATTTACAACCGCTGGGGAGAAAAAGTGTTTGAAGCCGACAACATCACTGTTCTTTGGGATGGAACATACAAAGGCAAGCAGATGAACACAGCCGTGTTTGTGTATTACATGAAAGTAACTTTCATCACAGGCAATGAAACGGTGAGGAAGGGAAATGTGAGCTTGATTAGATAA